The Glycine max cultivar Williams 82 chromosome 3, Glycine_max_v4.0, whole genome shotgun sequence sequence TTCTTATTGTCTTCTAGGGCAAAGATGCAGGCTATGTTGAAAATCAACAACAGAACATTGCTGATGCAATTGACTTACTCCCTAGGCTTGCTACTGGAATTgatgtaaatataaaatttaggagGCCAGTTATACAGTTCTTCTCATTTCTTTGGCAGTCATGTGCATCATCCATCAACAATTTTGAACTTCTGATAAAAATTTCTTGAATTACAGAATAGCTGATTTTGAATTCACTCGAGAGTGTGCCATATTTGATCTGCTGGACATTCCTTTGTATCATGGCTGGATGGTTGATCCTCAGGTATTTTTTCACCCTCATTCCAAATTAATTAGTTCTATCTTGTCATTCGACCTCAATCTACTGTGTCAGTTGCCTCCTTGTGCCACATCTTAAAATTGATCCTGCCTTGGATTATGATGAAAATTGTGTGGTTCATTGCTTACTGTAAATTTTAAATGGTCAAGTGAtctttcttaaataaatatcaaaatacttATCAAAATGTTAtctttatgtttttcttaaacaatgtgggctttatttcttattttatgatGTGTTTATTTGATATTCAAATTTTCATGTTCTTTTGAGCCAGGATTATTACACTGCGAATGCAATTGGATCAAAGTCCTATAATGCCCTTATGGGAGAGCTTGTCTCTCTTGAAACACTAAACATGAATGTCCATCATGAAAATAATCCGGAAGATTGTGTTGATTTTGTGGCTGCAACAACTGCTACTCTTGGAGTTCCTTCTCCCAGTCTTTCAAAAGCCAGGTCGTTTGATTATTCTTCTCATTCTATTTCTGATCATATACAAAGAAAAGGTGATCTAGAAGAAGAGGCAGAGTTGTTGAGAGTCTTGAAAATGTCCGAGGCTGAAAATGATCCTGTTGTAGGTCACATAAATGGAGGAGAAATTTCTGTCAGTATGGATAGAAATATGTGTGATGAGGAGGTTATAAATACGGATTCTGGAGATAAATTAGGAAATAGCACTGGTGCTGGTAACAGTAACTTTCATGAAGATGGCCCCGAGCCTTCCTTATCTGATGATTGTGCTACTTCTGGCAAAGACCACAACGAACAGATATCTTCTACTTCTACACTGGGAAAGGCAACTAATTCATCCTTAAAGACTGATGCCATAAATGACCTTCATTAATCAACTTATATGGGACCTGAAGAATCTCTTGACCTGAATAATGTGATTGAGAACAGCCTTGATGCATTGGTTCAGAATGAGAGTGAAGATATCCCATATCCTGAAAAACACTCTGTCTCTTTGTTTGAGTGCCGTGCAGATGTTTCTGGAGGAGATGGAAAAGTCCATGATCAATCCACTCCTACAACTATAGATCATGAAGTTGTAGATGAATCTCATGGACCTGATGCCACAGTATTATCATTCTCATCCCCTGGCcatacaaattcagattcatctAGTGTCAGATATCATCAAACTGATGTTTCTGGAGCATTGACTTCATGTGTTCAAGGGAGTGAGCCCATATATGAAGGAGAGGAATGTGTGTTGGATACAAGAACTGGAAATTTTGAGGATCGTGAACCTGTTTATGAAGGTGAGGTGGTACTTGCAGAACAGTCTGACAAAAGCACCTTAGCTGCTCCTGATCTAAGAGCTAAGGATGAACTTACTCCAGAACAAGGTAAAGTGGTGCCATATATTGAAGAAGTGGATTGATTCTCATTAAAGTATTATTTTCTAAGATAACTATATATTATCTTATGGGAGACTTATGTCCATTTTTTATGGTCTTAGGTGAATTGATCAAGAGTTTCTTGAGGAATAACGCCAgccaattgatattttataggTATGTTGACCTCTTGTCTTGTTGGTCTAGATAAATTGATCTAGTTCTGTGTTCCAATATGTTTCTCTTTATTGGCCATGAAGAATTTTCCTTTCACATTTTGTATATTATAAATGCTTTTGCAGTCTTTTCTGTTTACAATATGGGCTTAAAGAGCGTGAACAGTGTGTTTTTTCCATAACAATCATTTCAGCACCATGTTCAAGGTCAGTAAAAGtctcaattttttattcttttgccATTTAGATTACTGATATCAAGTGCAGCCAGTAGCACATTTTTGTCATCAAGAAAAAATGTTGTTTGTCTTGCAAAGTCTTCATACTAAAGTTATTTTCTGTTATTCACAGTTTGAGGGTGAGCTGTATCTTCTAGCCACGGACCAAGGTTACATAAATCAACCTGATCTGGTCTGGGAAAAACTGAATGAGGTAAAACAGTATTGCTTTATGATCTTTTtattgagataattttttttttaatctttgtatgTTGCCACTGATAGATGTCCTCAATTAAACCTCTTGAAAACTTAAAGGTTATATGCTTGATTTGAGCTTCTTGGATACTTAGGTACAAGTCATGCAGGCAGTTTTCTTGGACTTATAGTAAATTATATGTGGATGAATCTTTATATAGTATCTTGtgtagtttcattttttattgtacTAA is a genomic window containing:
- the LOC121174625 gene encoding uncharacterized protein, which codes for MSIMKIIRKIVLILWLQQLLLLEFLLPVFQKPGHINGGEISVSMDRNMCDEEVINTDSGDKLGNSTGAGNSNFHEDGPEPSLSDDCATSGKDHNEQISSTSTLGKATNSSLKTDAINDLH